A section of the Gemmatimonadaceae bacterium genome encodes:
- a CDS encoding DsrE family protein produces MPRTRRLALLVIAASLAATLHAQGAPGAAPVITHPGTTYGPVPGVTFAGDAALTYRFAWAIAESADSAGHVTPGFLAAARVLNTLVADGVPRDHIQLAIVARGPAAVDMLDNDAYRALKGRDNPNLPILRLLSAQGVRLIICGQTMVGRKLPREGYPPFVLVSRAATMAQARLAAEGFTFNPF; encoded by the coding sequence ATGCCCCGCACTCGCCGACTGGCGTTGCTGGTGATTGCCGCCAGCCTCGCCGCCACACTCCACGCCCAGGGGGCGCCCGGTGCGGCGCCCGTGATCACGCACCCGGGAACGACCTACGGACCGGTGCCGGGCGTCACGTTCGCCGGCGATGCCGCGCTGACGTACCGATTCGCGTGGGCGATCGCCGAGTCCGCGGATTCGGCCGGTCACGTCACCCCGGGCTTCCTCGCTGCGGCGCGGGTGCTCAACACCCTCGTGGCCGACGGCGTCCCGCGGGATCACATCCAGCTCGCCATCGTGGCACGCGGGCCGGCGGCCGTGGACATGCTCGACAACGACGCGTACCGCGCCCTGAAGGGCCGCGACAACCCGAACCTGCCGATCCTGCGCCTGCTGTCCGCGCAGGGCGTGCGCCTGATCATCTGCGGGCAGACGATGGTGGGCCGCAAGCTGCCGCGCGAGGGCTACCCCCCGTTCGTGCTGGTGAGTCGCGCGGCCACCATGGCGCAGGCCCGCCTCGCGGCCGAAGGGTTCACGTTCAACCCGTTCTGA
- a CDS encoding MogA/MoaB family molybdenum cofactor biosynthesis protein — MTLPAGTTEHRAAGATQRPARVAVTVVSDRRTIDTDESGPLARRLLEQAGHTVAAFALIPNDEQGTRTHVSGLVGRDDVDVVLLCGGTGLGTKDRTIEAIRPLLEKELPGFGELFRLISYQEQIGTAAILTRATAGSADGTLIVSLPGSTAAVELALTKVLLPELQHLLHELRR, encoded by the coding sequence ATGACGCTTCCCGCAGGCACCACCGAACACCGCGCCGCCGGCGCCACGCAGCGTCCGGCGCGGGTCGCGGTCACGGTGGTGAGCGATCGGCGCACGATCGACACCGACGAGTCCGGCCCGCTCGCCCGCCGTCTGCTGGAGCAGGCGGGCCACACGGTGGCAGCCTTCGCGCTGATTCCCAACGACGAGCAGGGCACGCGCACCCATGTCTCGGGGCTGGTCGGCCGCGACGACGTCGACGTGGTGCTGCTCTGCGGCGGCACGGGGCTGGGCACGAAGGACCGCACGATCGAGGCGATACGCCCGCTGCTGGAGAAGGAGCTGCCGGGATTCGGCGAGCTGTTCCGCCTCATCTCGTATCAGGAGCAGATCGGCACCGCGGCGATTCTGACCCGCGCGACGGCGGGCAGCGCGGACGGCACGCTGATCGTGTCATTGCCCGGCTCGACGGCGGCGGTGGAGCTCGCGCTGACGAAGGTGCTCCTGCCGGAACTGCAGCACCTGCTGCACGAACTGCGGCGCTGA
- a CDS encoding permease has product MTAMLLPAALLALAAGPVLMMAARTRERILGLMDGFMLVTIGGLVLLEVVPHALAERDLRAGLFLLAGFALPTLAERLLHFGIRQTHAVVLVFALAGLVVHSMLDGSALARSAAGGSQLVGIGVLLHQVPVSLMIWQLLSDRVRGWSWAVLALMAIFTVVGYVGEPAMLRLLPPRAGLWFAAVVGGSLLHVIAHPAGAHDHGAHAHDHDHDHDHAHGHGHAHGDAPHAPPVPAWYSGVGALLGLALLYLLQQSRGVGERVAALTLAVDTFTDLALESAPPILLAFLVAGLVSAYASPASVGWMGRGSRLRQALSGMAVGLPLPICSCGVVPLYQSLVTRGASTTAAVAFLVATPELGIDAILLSVPLLGMKFAVVRVVAAALVATIVALVLGAMTAQLATKRVLPLAAEVARPHRDRLRAALQTGLGEMVDHTAPWILLGLVVAALAAPALQGSWVARIDPVGGVVIFALLGLPLYICASASTPLVAVLVAAGVSPGAGLALLITGPATNVATLGILTRMHGRRFALAFAVTMSIAAIAAGLTANAVMPSLPLAESVRGHAAEGTSLQLFSLVVLALLFAASVVRRGARAFLSELRFAEAG; this is encoded by the coding sequence ATGACCGCGATGCTCCTGCCTGCGGCGCTGCTCGCCCTCGCCGCCGGCCCGGTGTTGATGATGGCCGCCCGCACCCGCGAACGGATTCTGGGGCTGATGGATGGCTTCATGCTCGTCACCATCGGGGGCCTCGTGCTGCTCGAGGTGGTGCCGCACGCCCTGGCCGAACGGGACCTGCGGGCCGGGTTGTTCCTGCTGGCCGGCTTCGCGTTGCCGACGCTCGCGGAACGCCTGCTGCACTTCGGCATCCGGCAGACGCACGCGGTGGTGCTGGTGTTCGCGCTGGCCGGCCTGGTCGTGCATTCGATGCTCGACGGGAGCGCGCTGGCGCGATCCGCCGCCGGCGGCTCGCAGCTCGTCGGTATCGGGGTGCTGCTGCACCAGGTGCCCGTGAGCCTGATGATCTGGCAGCTGCTCAGCGACCGCGTGCGCGGCTGGTCGTGGGCGGTGCTCGCGCTGATGGCGATCTTCACCGTCGTCGGCTACGTGGGTGAACCGGCGATGCTTCGCCTGCTCCCGCCGCGGGCGGGGCTGTGGTTTGCCGCCGTCGTCGGCGGGTCGCTGCTGCACGTGATCGCGCATCCGGCCGGCGCACACGACCATGGTGCCCATGCGCACGATCACGATCACGATCACGACCACGCGCACGGCCACGGTCACGCCCATGGTGACGCGCCGCACGCGCCACCGGTGCCCGCGTGGTACAGCGGCGTAGGGGCGCTGCTCGGCCTCGCGCTGCTGTACCTGCTGCAGCAGTCACGCGGCGTCGGCGAGCGGGTCGCGGCGCTGACCCTGGCGGTGGACACCTTCACCGACCTCGCGCTCGAGAGTGCGCCGCCAATCCTGCTGGCCTTCCTGGTGGCGGGGCTCGTGTCGGCATACGCCTCACCCGCCAGCGTGGGCTGGATGGGGCGCGGCTCGCGGTTGCGGCAGGCGCTGTCGGGCATGGCGGTCGGCTTGCCGTTGCCGATCTGTTCGTGCGGTGTCGTCCCGCTCTATCAGAGCCTGGTCACGCGCGGCGCCTCCACCACCGCCGCCGTGGCGTTCCTCGTCGCCACCCCGGAACTGGGCATCGATGCGATCCTGCTGTCGGTGCCGTTGCTGGGCATGAAGTTCGCCGTCGTGCGCGTGGTCGCCGCCGCGCTGGTGGCGACGATCGTGGCGCTGGTCCTCGGCGCCATGACGGCGCAGTTGGCCACGAAGCGCGTGCTGCCACTCGCCGCCGAGGTGGCGCGCCCGCATCGTGACCGGCTCCGCGCGGCGCTGCAGACGGGATTGGGCGAGATGGTGGACCACACCGCACCGTGGATCCTGCTCGGCCTGGTCGTCGCCGCGCTGGCGGCCCCTGCGCTGCAGGGGTCGTGGGTGGCACGCATCGATCCGGTCGGCGGCGTGGTGATCTTCGCCCTGCTCGGCCTGCCGCTCTACATCTGCGCCTCCGCCAGCACGCCGCTGGTGGCGGTGCTGGTGGCGGCCGGGGTCTCGCCGGGGGCGGGGCTCGCGCTGCTGATCACCGGGCCGGCCACCAACGTCGCCACCCTCGGCATCCTGACCCGCATGCACGGTCGCCGCTTCGCGCTGGCGTTCGCGGTGACGATGTCCATCGCGGCCATCGCCGCGGGCCTCACCGCCAACGCCGTGATGCCGTCGCTGCCGCTGGCCGAGTCGGTGCGCGGCCACGCCGCCGAGGGCACGTCGCTGCAGCTGTTCTCGCTGGTGGTGCTGGCGCTCCTCTTCGCCGCCTCCGTGGTGCGCCGCGGGGCGCGGGCGTTCCTCTCGGAGCTGCGATTCGCCGAAGCGGGCTGA
- a CDS encoding ABC transporter ATP-binding protein: protein MIELQGVTKRYGDFTAVEGLDLTVQAGEVFGFLGANGAGKTTTLKMLAGILRADAGLVRVAGIDMRTHSVDAKRHLAFVPDRPYVYDKLTGTEFLRFSASLYGLQWKAVEERARELLDLFELSSWQHELVEQYSHGMRQKLLLSAAVLHRPKVLMVDEPLVGLDPRGARVLKDMLRAYAARGNSVLMSTHTLETVEGTCDRIGIMKRGKLVASGTVPELRTWMRMPDAPLEQIFLLLTGEPATRDVAEVLSV, encoded by the coding sequence ATGATCGAACTGCAGGGCGTCACGAAGCGGTACGGCGACTTCACCGCGGTCGAGGGCCTGGACCTCACCGTGCAGGCCGGTGAGGTCTTCGGGTTCCTCGGTGCGAACGGCGCCGGCAAGACGACGACCCTCAAGATGCTGGCCGGAATCCTCCGGGCCGACGCCGGCCTGGTCCGCGTGGCCGGGATCGACATGCGGACGCACTCGGTGGACGCCAAGCGGCACCTCGCCTTCGTCCCCGACCGGCCGTACGTCTACGACAAGCTCACCGGCACCGAGTTCCTGCGCTTCTCCGCCTCGCTCTACGGGCTGCAGTGGAAGGCCGTCGAGGAACGGGCGCGGGAACTGCTCGACCTCTTCGAGCTGAGCTCCTGGCAGCACGAGCTGGTGGAGCAGTACAGCCACGGCATGCGGCAGAAGCTGCTGCTCTCGGCGGCGGTGCTGCACCGGCCGAAGGTGCTGATGGTGGACGAGCCGCTGGTCGGCCTCGATCCGCGCGGCGCCCGCGTGCTGAAGGACATGCTGCGCGCCTACGCCGCCCGCGGCAACTCGGTGCTGATGTCCACCCACACGCTGGAGACCGTGGAGGGCACCTGCGACCGCATCGGCATCATGAAGCGCGGCAAGCTGGTGGCGTCCGGCACGGTGCCGGAGCTGCGCACCTGGATGCGCATGCCGGATGCCCCGCTCGAACAGATCTTCCTGCTCCTCACCGGCGAACCGGCCACCCGCGACGTGGCCGAGGTGCTGAGTGTCTGA
- the uvrA gene encoding excinuclease ABC subunit UvrA — protein MAEDALIIRGAREHNLRNIDVTIPRNKLTVITGLSGSGKSSLAFDTIYAEGQRRYVESLSAYARQFLGLMEKPDVDSIEGLSPAISIEQKTAGHNPRSTVGTVTEVYDYLRLLWARAGVPHCPNCSRPVQRQSAAQITDVVLTGTSGTKLEVLAPLVRGRKGEFRELFEAARKQGFVRAWVDGEVIELADPPKLNRRMNHDVSVIVDRLVLKADDRGRLADSIETALKLADGMVEVVSLVGGVRESAMFSERYGCPHCGISLPEMEPRHFSFNSPFGACPTCSGLGVKRMVNEELILGDPSLTLLEGVVLPWGEPDGYLRKVILPGLAESLQFELKTPWGELPQYVRHALLHGLDALTAPAEAVKAVRKTVVRKAAAKAVPKAAVKPVLKWDGILATIQRRFDETDSDAIRVELEAFMLATPCPSCHGTRLKPESLAVTIEQRNLGEVVAMSVAESLAFFRGVPVRGPGRPLGLDAEIAGPILKEVTERLGFLVDVGLDYLTMNRSAESLSGGEAQRIRLATPIGSKLCGVLYILDEPSIGLHSRDNERLLHTLTQLRDLGNTVIVVEHDEETMRLADHVLDMGPGAGKHGGMLIAEGTVDDIRKTKGSLTGDYLSGRRSVPVPASRRPVDPARVIHIANAREHNLRNISVDIPLGVFVAVTGVSGSGKSTLVSDILQRALSRHFFRARVIPGMHDRITGLQHLDKLIDIDQSPIGRTPRSNPATYTGLFTPIRELFAEMPEAKIRGYGPGRFSFNVKGGRCEACQGDGLVKIEMHFLPDVFVPCDVCKGKRFNRETLEVRFRGMNIADVLDLTVEDAVTVFENQPRIAQKLVTLADVGLGYVHLGQSATTLSGGEAQRVKLATELSKRDTGRTLYILDEPTTGLHFEDVRVLLEVLHKLVDKGNTVLVIEHNLDVIKTADWIVDLGPDGGINGGQLVASGTPEAVAATAASYTGQFLAPILAAARKPSRSAKSGQGTA, from the coding sequence ATGGCTGAAGATGCACTGATCATTCGCGGGGCCCGGGAGCACAACCTCCGGAACATCGACGTGACGATCCCCCGGAACAAGCTGACGGTCATCACTGGCCTGTCGGGTTCCGGGAAGTCGTCGCTCGCCTTCGACACGATCTACGCCGAGGGCCAGCGGCGCTACGTGGAGAGCCTCTCCGCCTACGCGCGGCAGTTCCTCGGGCTGATGGAGAAGCCCGACGTCGACTCGATCGAGGGGCTGAGCCCGGCCATCTCCATCGAGCAGAAGACGGCCGGCCACAACCCGCGCTCCACCGTGGGCACGGTCACGGAGGTGTACGACTACCTCCGGCTCCTCTGGGCCCGGGCCGGCGTGCCGCACTGCCCGAACTGCAGCCGGCCGGTGCAGCGGCAGAGTGCCGCGCAGATCACCGACGTGGTGCTCACCGGCACGTCCGGCACGAAGCTCGAGGTGCTCGCGCCGCTGGTGCGCGGGCGCAAGGGCGAGTTCCGCGAGCTGTTCGAGGCCGCCCGCAAGCAGGGCTTCGTGCGGGCCTGGGTGGACGGCGAGGTGATCGAGCTGGCCGATCCGCCGAAGCTCAACCGCCGCATGAACCATGACGTGAGCGTGATCGTCGACCGCCTGGTGCTCAAGGCCGACGATCGCGGTCGCCTCGCCGACTCGATCGAGACGGCGCTGAAGCTCGCCGACGGCATGGTCGAGGTGGTGTCGCTGGTGGGCGGCGTGCGCGAGAGCGCGATGTTCAGCGAGCGGTACGGCTGTCCGCACTGCGGCATCTCGCTGCCCGAAATGGAACCGCGCCACTTCTCGTTCAACTCGCCCTTCGGCGCCTGCCCCACTTGCAGCGGCCTTGGCGTGAAGCGCATGGTGAACGAGGAGCTGATCCTCGGCGACCCGTCGCTCACGCTGCTGGAAGGGGTGGTGCTGCCGTGGGGTGAGCCGGACGGGTACCTGCGCAAGGTGATCCTGCCCGGGCTGGCCGAGTCGCTGCAGTTCGAGCTGAAGACGCCGTGGGGCGAGCTGCCGCAGTACGTGCGCCATGCGCTGCTGCACGGGCTCGACGCGCTGACAGCCCCCGCCGAGGCGGTGAAGGCGGTGCGGAAGACGGTGGTGCGGAAGGCGGCCGCGAAGGCGGTGCCGAAGGCCGCCGTGAAGCCGGTGCTCAAGTGGGACGGCATCCTGGCCACGATCCAGCGACGCTTCGACGAGACCGACAGCGACGCGATCCGCGTGGAGCTGGAGGCGTTCATGCTGGCCACGCCCTGCCCGTCGTGCCACGGCACCCGCCTCAAGCCGGAGTCGCTGGCGGTCACCATCGAGCAGCGCAACCTGGGCGAGGTGGTGGCGATGTCGGTCGCCGAGTCGCTGGCGTTCTTCCGCGGCGTGCCGGTGCGCGGCCCGGGCCGCCCGCTCGGCCTGGATGCCGAGATCGCCGGCCCGATCCTCAAGGAGGTCACCGAACGGCTCGGCTTCCTGGTGGACGTGGGGCTGGACTACCTGACGATGAACCGCAGCGCGGAGAGCCTGAGCGGCGGCGAGGCGCAACGCATCCGGCTGGCGACGCCGATCGGCAGCAAGCTCTGTGGCGTGCTGTACATCCTGGACGAGCCGAGCATCGGGCTCCACTCGCGGGACAACGAGCGGCTGCTGCACACCCTCACGCAGCTGCGCGACCTGGGCAACACGGTGATCGTGGTGGAGCACGACGAGGAGACGATGCGCCTCGCCGACCACGTGCTGGACATGGGCCCCGGGGCGGGGAAGCACGGCGGGATGCTGATCGCCGAAGGTACGGTGGACGACATCCGGAAGACGAAGGGGTCGCTCACCGGCGACTACCTGTCCGGCCGGCGCAGCGTGCCGGTGCCGGCCTCGCGCCGCCCGGTGGATCCGGCGCGCGTGATCCACATCGCGAACGCGCGCGAGCACAACCTGCGCAACATCTCGGTGGACATCCCGCTCGGCGTGTTCGTGGCGGTGACGGGGGTGTCTGGCAGCGGCAAGTCCACGCTGGTGAGTGACATCCTGCAGCGCGCACTCTCGCGGCACTTCTTCCGTGCGCGCGTGATCCCGGGCATGCACGACCGCATCACCGGGCTGCAGCACCTCGACAAGCTGATCGACATCGACCAGAGCCCGATCGGCCGCACGCCGCGCAGCAACCCCGCGACGTACACAGGGCTGTTCACGCCGATCCGCGAGCTGTTCGCCGAGATGCCGGAGGCGAAGATCCGTGGCTACGGGCCGGGCCGCTTCAGCTTCAACGTGAAGGGCGGGCGCTGCGAGGCGTGCCAGGGCGACGGGCTGGTGAAGATCGAGATGCACTTCCTGCCCGACGTGTTCGTGCCCTGTGACGTGTGCAAGGGGAAGCGCTTCAACCGCGAGACGCTCGAGGTGCGCTTCCGCGGCATGAACATCGCCGACGTGCTGGACCTGACGGTCGAGGACGCGGTGACGGTGTTCGAGAACCAGCCGCGCATCGCGCAGAAACTGGTGACGCTGGCCGACGTGGGCCTGGGCTACGTGCACCTGGGCCAGAGCGCAACCACGCTGTCGGGCGGCGAGGCGCAGCGCGTGAAGCTCGCCACGGAGCTCAGCAAGCGCGACACCGGCCGCACCCTCTACATCCTCGACGAGCCCACCACGGGCCTGCACTTCGAGGACGTGCGGGTGCTGCTCGAGGTGCTGCACAAGCTGGTGGACAAGGGCAACACGGTGCTGGTGATCGAGCACAACCTCGACGTGATCAAGACCGCCGACTGGATCGTGGACCTCGGCCCCGACGGCGGCATCAACGGTGGCCAGCTCGTGGCCTCCGGCACCCCCGAAGCCGTCGCCGCCACCGCCGCCTCCTACACCGGCCAGTTTCTGGCGCCCATCCTTGCCGCGGCGCGCAAGCCGTCGCGTTCTGCGAAGTCCGGGCAAGGAACGGCATGA
- a CDS encoding MoxR family ATPase, producing the protein MTAQPAATHDDIALLERLGVARTALVSQIGQRIVGQEAIVENLVATMLAGGHALLVGVPGLAKTLLVQTVAQALDLSFNRIQFTPDLMPSDITGTELLQDDEATGRRHFMFVPGPVFANIVLADEINRAPPKTQAALLQAMQEREVTVSGQTHPLPKPYFVLATQNPIEQEGTYPLPEAQLDRFMVELRIGYPTRDEEERIVLATTGGAQGPVRAVLGAAELVAMQQLVRRLPAPPTLIQHAVRLARGTRPGSDEASADVNKYVRWGAGPRASQYLVLGAKARAALAGRAVPDLDDLRDMALPVLRHRMVLNFQGEAEGVSLERILAPMLAKTQ; encoded by the coding sequence ATGACAGCACAACCGGCAGCAACGCACGACGACATCGCGCTCCTCGAGCGCCTCGGCGTCGCGCGCACCGCGCTCGTCTCGCAGATCGGCCAGCGCATCGTGGGCCAGGAGGCGATCGTCGAGAACCTCGTGGCCACCATGCTCGCCGGCGGCCACGCGCTGCTCGTCGGCGTGCCGGGCCTCGCCAAGACGCTGCTCGTGCAGACCGTCGCGCAGGCACTGGACCTCAGCTTCAACCGCATCCAGTTCACGCCCGACCTGATGCCGAGTGACATCACCGGCACCGAGCTGCTGCAGGATGACGAGGCGACCGGGCGCCGGCACTTCATGTTCGTGCCCGGCCCGGTGTTCGCCAACATCGTCCTCGCCGACGAGATCAACCGCGCCCCGCCCAAGACGCAGGCCGCGCTGCTGCAGGCGATGCAGGAGCGCGAGGTGACGGTCTCCGGCCAGACGCACCCGCTGCCGAAGCCGTATTTCGTGCTCGCGACCCAGAACCCGATCGAGCAGGAAGGCACGTATCCGCTGCCGGAAGCGCAGCTCGACCGCTTCATGGTGGAGCTGCGCATCGGCTACCCGACGCGGGACGAGGAGGAGCGCATCGTGCTCGCCACCACCGGTGGTGCGCAGGGTCCCGTGCGCGCCGTGCTCGGCGCCGCGGAACTCGTCGCCATGCAGCAACTCGTCCGTCGCCTCCCCGCCCCGCCGACGCTGATCCAGCACGCGGTGCGCCTCGCGCGCGGCACCCGTCCCGGCAGCGACGAGGCCTCGGCCGACGTCAACAAGTACGTCCGCTGGGGCGCCGGTCCGCGCGCATCGCAATACCTCGTGCTCGGGGCCAAGGCCCGCGCCGCACTCGCCGGCCGCGCCGTCCCCGACCTCGACGACCTGCGCGACATGGCACTCCCGGTGCTGCGTCACCGCATGGTGCTGAACTTCCAGGGCGAAGCCGAGGGTGTGTCACTCGAGCGCATCCTGGCGCCGATGCTTGCGAAGACTCAGTAG
- a CDS encoding AtpZ/AtpI family protein has protein sequence MTGTAGKSGLRLAGAGVQFAATLLAGLFGGQWLDRRVGSAPVFLYLGVAVGAIVGMTMLYRQLMQLTREEEEARKS, from the coding sequence ATGACAGGCACAGCCGGCAAGAGCGGCCTCCGGTTGGCGGGGGCCGGCGTGCAGTTCGCCGCCACGCTGCTGGCGGGCCTGTTTGGCGGTCAATGGCTCGACCGGCGCGTCGGCTCTGCGCCGGTCTTCCTGTATCTCGGTGTCGCCGTCGGCGCCATCGTCGGCATGACGATGCTCTACCGGCAGCTCATGCAGCTCACCCGCGAGGAAGAGGAGGCACGCAAGTCATGA
- the atpB gene encoding F0F1 ATP synthase subunit A: MRRLLRTLAAAAALLLFALPAQAQAAAAEVDIITPHITDAHEIEIPWPTWPTLHKVVHLPRWEPFHVAGIEVDMSPTKHVVWMLIAAMTILGLLLYAAGAQGRQTKAIGHSKGFAGGIEAMVLYIRNEVIIPNVGHHGNGFVPFLLTLFFFILACNLWGIFPWGSTATGNIAVTATLALCTFFVVEAAGMRAQGLGYLGTIFYWNKDLNIVLRVLLFLILSPIEFIGKLTKPFALTIRLFANMTAGHIVVLALIGMIFSFKSIASGAPFLMAVAINMLELFVAFLQAFIFTLLSSVFIGQIREAHH; encoded by the coding sequence ATGCGCCGACTCCTCCGCACCCTGGCCGCCGCTGCCGCCCTGCTGCTGTTCGCCCTCCCGGCGCAGGCGCAGGCCGCCGCCGCCGAGGTGGACATCATCACCCCGCACATCACCGACGCCCACGAGATCGAGATCCCGTGGCCGACGTGGCCCACGCTGCACAAGGTCGTGCACCTGCCGCGGTGGGAACCGTTCCACGTGGCCGGCATCGAGGTCGACATGTCGCCCACCAAGCACGTGGTGTGGATGCTGATCGCGGCGATGACCATCCTCGGGCTGCTGCTCTACGCCGCTGGCGCACAGGGCCGGCAGACGAAGGCGATCGGGCACTCGAAGGGCTTTGCCGGCGGCATCGAGGCGATGGTCCTCTACATCCGCAACGAAGTCATCATCCCGAACGTAGGCCACCACGGCAACGGGTTCGTGCCGTTCCTGCTCACGCTCTTCTTCTTCATCCTGGCCTGCAACCTCTGGGGCATCTTCCCCTGGGGCAGCACCGCCACCGGCAACATCGCCGTCACCGCGACGCTGGCGCTCTGCACGTTCTTCGTGGTGGAAGCGGCCGGCATGCGCGCGCAGGGCCTCGGCTACCTCGGCACGATCTTCTACTGGAACAAGGACCTGAACATCGTCCTGCGCGTGCTGCTGTTCCTGATCCTCTCGCCGATCGAGTTCATCGGCAAGCTGACCAAGCCCTTCGCACTGACCATCCGCCTGTTCGCGAACATGACGGCCGGCCACATCGTGGTCCTGGCACTCATCGGCATGATCTTCTCGTTCAAGAGCATTGCGTCCGGCGCGCCGTTCCTGATGGCGGTCGCGATCAACATGCTCGAGCTGTTCGTGGCGTTCCTGCAGGCCTTCATCTTCACGCTCCTCTCCAGCGTGTTCATCGGCCAGATCCGCGAGGCGCACCACTAG
- the atpE gene encoding ATP synthase F0 subunit C has protein sequence MSILPLLQDAAVAAGSNAKGYAAIGAGLAAGLSIIGAGIGIGNIGGRAVEGMARQPEAAGRIQTAALILAALVEGAALFGAVIGFQLAGKITF, from the coding sequence ATGTCGATTCTTCCCCTCCTGCAGGATGCGGCCGTCGCCGCCGGTTCCAACGCCAAGGGCTACGCCGCCATCGGCGCCGGCCTGGCTGCTGGTCTCTCGATCATCGGCGCCGGCATCGGCATCGGCAACATCGGCGGTCGCGCCGTGGAAGGCATGGCCCGCCAGCCGGAAGCCGCGGGTCGCATCCAGACCGCCGCGCTGATCCTCGCCGCGCTCGTCGAGGGTGCCGCGTTGTTCGGCGCCGTGATCGGCTTCCAGCTCGCCGGCAAGATCACGTTCTGA
- the atpF gene encoding F0F1 ATP synthase subunit B: MRRILASLTLSLLSATSLLAQEEHAAGGDVNLLDPKAGLMVWTLLIFVFLLVVLSKFAYKPLLAAVEAREAALEKAIGDAKRDREEAAKLLAEQQKALAEARTEVQKAMNDGRAAAEALRSEMLEKVKAEGADMLDRTRREMQAEKEKAVAELRREAVDLAITGASKVIGRNLDSATDRSLVESFLAGIDAPKGR, translated from the coding sequence ATGCGCCGCATTCTCGCATCCCTGACCCTCTCGCTCCTCTCGGCCACCTCCCTGCTCGCGCAGGAGGAGCATGCTGCCGGCGGTGACGTGAACCTGCTCGACCCGAAGGCCGGCCTGATGGTCTGGACCCTGCTGATCTTCGTGTTCCTGCTGGTCGTGCTGTCGAAGTTCGCCTACAAGCCGCTGCTGGCCGCCGTCGAGGCGCGTGAGGCGGCGCTGGAGAAGGCGATCGGCGATGCGAAGCGCGATCGTGAGGAGGCCGCGAAGCTCCTCGCCGAGCAGCAGAAGGCGCTGGCCGAGGCGCGCACGGAGGTCCAGAAGGCGATGAACGACGGCCGCGCCGCCGCCGAGGCGCTGCGCAGCGAGATGCTCGAGAAGGTCAAGGCGGAAGGCGCCGACATGCTCGACCGCACCCGCCGCGAGATGCAGGCCGAGAAGGAGAAGGCGGTCGCCGAGCTGCGCCGCGAGGCCGTGGACCTGGCCATCACCGGCGCCAGCAAGGTGATCGGCCGCAACCTCGACAGCGCCACCGACCGCTCGCTCGTGGAGTCGTTTCTCGCCGGCATCGACGCCCCGAAGGGCCGCTGA
- the atpH gene encoding ATP synthase F1 subunit delta codes for MRDTTIARNYAEVLVTLAQRAGDLDGWGRMIDDVGQLVEKDLRVRRFLESPRVPVAAKKEILTKAFQDKLPHLMVRFLEALLQNRRQLLVPVIASEYASLVDESLGRVRAEVTLAREPEPGEVEAIAASLSKTLGRTAVAHVRVNPDIIGGVIVRVGDFVKDGSVRRRLGVLKSKLVQQAR; via the coding sequence ATGCGCGACACCACCATCGCCCGCAACTACGCCGAGGTCCTCGTCACCTTGGCGCAGCGCGCCGGTGACCTCGACGGCTGGGGCCGCATGATCGACGACGTCGGCCAGCTCGTCGAGAAGGACCTGCGCGTCCGCCGGTTCCTCGAGTCGCCCCGCGTGCCGGTGGCGGCGAAGAAGGAGATCCTCACCAAGGCGTTCCAGGACAAGCTGCCGCACCTGATGGTCCGGTTCCTCGAGGCGCTGCTGCAGAACCGCCGGCAGCTCCTGGTGCCGGTCATCGCCAGCGAGTACGCCAGCCTGGTGGACGAGTCGCTGGGACGCGTCCGCGCCGAGGTGACCCTCGCCCGCGAGCCGGAGCCTGGCGAAGTCGAGGCCATCGCGGCCTCGCTCAGCAAGACCCTCGGCCGCACGGCGGTGGCGCACGTGCGGGTGAACCCCGACATCATCGGTGGCGTGATCGTGCGCGTCGGTGACTTCGTGAAGGACGGCTCGGTGCGCCGGCGGCTGGGTGTGCTCAAATCCAAGCTCGTGCAGCAGGCCCGCTGA